GGCCGGTGACGAATCCCGCCCGCCCGCTGAGGAAGAAGCAGGCGGCATGGGCGACGTCTTCCGGGGTGCCGACTCGGCGTACCGGCACGGACCGCACGATCGCCTTGGTGCGTGGCGCGTCGGCCGGATTGGCGCGGTTGAACAGTTCGGTGGCGATGGGGCCGGGGCCGATGGCGTTCACGGTGATGCCGTGCTCGCCCAGTTCCAGGGCCCAGACGCGGGTCAGTCCGATCAGGGCGGCCTTGGAGGCCGCGTACGCGGTCCGCAGTTCCTTGCCGAGCGCGGCGCGTGAGCTCATGTTGACGACACGGCCGAAGCCGGCCGCCTTCATTCCGGGCAGCACGGCCTGGGTGCACTGGACGGCGCAGCGCAGGTTGAGCGCGTGGGCCGCGTCGACCTCGGCGAGTGTCGTGTCCTCAAGTCGCTGCGGGAAGACGGCACCCACGTTGTTCACCAGGCGGGTGACGGGCCCGTTGGCCAGGACTTCCGCCAAGGCGTGCGCGGTGGCGCCGGGGTCGGACAGATCCGCGGTCACCGGCTGACCGGCCGCCGCCCGGTCCCGGTCGATGACCGCGACGTCCCAGCCGAGTGAGAGTCCCTCCTCGACGATGGCGCGGCCGATGCCGGACGCTCCGCCGGTGACCAGGAGCCGTTCGGTGGGCTGTGTCATGTCAGACCGTCGCAATCGGGGTAACCGGGGAGCCGGTGGCTCCGGGCAGGCGCAGTGGCGGTGCGGTGAGGAGGCAGCGTGAGCGACCCGTTCGGCGCAGGTGCCGGGCCAGGTCGGACAGCCACCACAACTCTCCGAGGTGGATGCCCAGTTCGAACAGGCAAAGGCGGTGCAGGGGCAGCACGGGCCGCCCCGGCTC
This window of the Streptomyces sp. N50 genome carries:
- a CDS encoding SDR family oxidoreductase; the encoded protein is MTQPTERLLVTGGASGIGRAIVEEGLSLGWDVAVIDRDRAAAGQPVTADLSDPGATAHALAEVLANGPVTRLVNNVGAVFPQRLEDTTLAEVDAAHALNLRCAVQCTQAVLPGMKAAGFGRVVNMSSRAALGKELRTAYAASKAALIGLTRVWALELGEHGITVNAIGPGPIATELFNRANPADAPRTKAIVRSVPVRRVGTPEDVAHAACFFLSGRAGFVTGQTLYVCGGMTVGVAPA